In one window of Aphidius gifuensis isolate YNYX2018 linkage group LG4, ASM1490517v1, whole genome shotgun sequence DNA:
- the LOC122854226 gene encoding caveolin-3-like isoform X1 — MNFGKNIILSDQKQLYSKMKKSSGSSMGPDSAMDLEDRDPNNLNDHLQVNFNEVIGEPDNIRSPECAWRLSRSCFNFSKGCCYISLSIFIAPICALFFGLAFACMSFQHIWCLGPLFKIWKISCNSVRSFFVVFANSLIRPCMESLGYFFYNIRVQNQKIPDNIHFKNEAFIV, encoded by the exons ATGAACTTTGGAAAAA atataatattgagtgatcaaaaacaattatattcgaaaatgaaaaaatcatcAGGATCATCAATGGGACCAGACAGTGCAATGGATCTTGAAGATAGAGatccaaataatttaaatgaccaccttcag gtGAATTTTAATGAAGTTATCGGTGAACCAGACAACATAAGAAGTCCAGAATGTGCATGGCGTCTTAGCAGaagttgttttaatttttccaaaggATGTTGTTATATatctttgtcaatttttattgcaCCAATTTGTGCATTATTTTTTGGTCTTGCATTTGCATGCATGTCATTTCAG cATATTTGGTGTCTTGgaccattatttaaaatttggaaAATATCATGCAACAGTGTGAGatcattttttgttgtatttgcaAATTCATTGATTCGTCCTTGTATGGAATcacttggttattttttttacaatatacgtgtacaaaatcaaaaaattccagataatattcattttaaaaatgaagcatttattgtttaa
- the LOC122854225 gene encoding suppressor protein SRP40-like, with amino-acid sequence MPPLKSKCVLAKKKYKNKPKKVEASNKCCCAVAPGANDSSTSTSSLSTTTTSADSSITSSNDDEYTSSSSSSPTSSSTCSCYSDSDISDDAFDEAACKCGGTTIDTDSDAATQLMRKRGGKKKAQARAAKLCAKKSNKKKTARREKHSTSYCSSDYSDDNDYCCAPKKSRRKGCC; translated from the exons atgccACCATTAAAATCAAAGTGTGTTCTtgccaagaaaaaatataaaaacaaaccAAAAAAAGTTGAAGCAAGCAACAAGTGTTGTTGTGCAGTAGCACCTGGAGCAAATGACTCATCAACCTCAAcctcatcattatcaacaacaacaacatcagctGACTCGTCAATTACATCATCCAATGATGATGAAtacacatcatcatcatcatcatcaccaacatcatcatcaacatgttCTTGTTACTCAGATTCTGATATATCTGATGATGCATTTGATGAAGCAGCATGTAAATGTGGTGGTACCACTATCGACACTGATAGTGATGCTGCAACGCAATTAATGAGAAAACGtggaggtaaaaaaaaagctcaagcaCGTGCTGCTAAATTATGTGCTAAAAaatccaacaaaaaaaaaacagctcgTCGTGAAA AGCATTCAACTTCATACTGTTCATCTGATTATtctgatgataatgattacTGCTGTGCACCAAAAAAATCACGTCGTAAAggttgttgttaa
- the LOC122854227 gene encoding MMS19 nucleotide excision repair protein homolog: MTNLFDISNKLTSALNDSNDAFIKLCHITTSDIETGKLSLVQVIIELDKFLTSTESNDRLNGVRFLSTILSQLSSEYLSEQETNTIAKFYCDRLKDHHTLIPSIIFGILSIVKMKNLTKDSAFKLFHGITQNVRCQSEERETRENIYLIFKILFDTKSDDLKTFGPDIIYGILSSIDPEADPRNLIILFNFLPNFIKTFKLGHLTEEMFDCLSRYFPVDFNSQSQQNKNQIVTREQLSNGLENCLSAIPEFAEFCLPLIIDKLSSNVKLAKIESLRLLSKSSSVFGAEGLKEHLAELWPLIRAELLPGNDQEIKIAGLFALENITKALAEDKNIFEKFVSLVIIDVKSSLSDIELSLFDPAEKILKTIAKSCEESCTQVLAVFVPMLLAQYTTKTTIVDKAKLIESLNGFINIAATHGLAISSVPTLAWTDIPGLYLNELSSNEVSLKLKAFIGLSYQKLFLNDTQRATLYDKICIEIDAGTSELMIPCQNVLAVFTECYPTEILILIETRLEIDASKCKTNCSTSIIINRINALTSIAAIPSVASTILPKIIDQTATITDDINSTALLCIERLVQLDNYEEFKIHNYLQNNCKIIDRLIKSSADVNHKNIHIISRICCLIMRKLDIDEQKNVINQHYNSQVLQLSKQIVLLEGLITPLHSSVLFLHDVDSLLDNLLNICLENQEEQSTLSSCKLVAVLINKMEENIKFGKHLNIFHEKIVDILETTHDGEDDEMKGKSNVCEIKKLAVVLLAWITKGLIIKGSSRAQDFLDMYFNTLKMEDIGEYAGEKINILIDKNETTLSIDNHCNVKIFYKQRIFQNFLQQYQKFEEKNSRQNYLIALVHLIEEIPMELLLMHLSKIVPLLIKVLSLDNDNVILLVLKIFKPMIDTKHEIFAQQIDAFIPACLNLVKNKKMHIRIAALNCINSYCNYPNDIIKIYKENVLDNLSLSLDDPKRLVRQIATKTITRWYLINAPGGKE, encoded by the exons atgaccaatttatttgacatttccAACAAGTTAACATCAGCTCTCAATGACAGCAATGATGCATTTATCAAACTTTGCCATATCACCACTTCAG atATTGAAACAGGAAAATTAAGTCTAGTACAAGTTATAATTGAACTTGACAAATTTCTTACAAGTACTGAATCAAATGATAGACTTAATGGCGTacgttttttatcaacaatattatcacAACTGTCATCAGAATATTTATCTGAACAAGAAACAAATACAATAGCAAAATTTTACTGTGATCGTTTGAAAGATCATCATACTTTAATACCATCAATTATATTTGGAATTTTGTCAAtagttaaaatgaaaaatttaacaaaagattcagcatttaaattatttcatggtATTACACAAAATGTACGTTGTCAATCAGAAGAACGTGAAACacgtgaaaatatttatttaatatttaaaatattatttgatacaaaatcagatgatttaaaaacatttggtcctgatattatttatggtattttatcatcaattgatcCAGAAGCTGATccaagaaatttaattattttatttaattttcttccaaattttataaaaacatttaaacttGGTCATTTAACTGAAGAAATGTTTGATTGTTTATCACGTTATTTTCCAGTTGATTTTAATTCACAatcacaacaaaataaaaatcaaatagtaACACGTGAACAATTATCAAATGGTTTAGAAAATTGTCTATCAGCAATACCAGAATTTGCTGAATTTTGTTTACCacttattattgataaattaagttcaaatgttaaattagctaaaattgaatcattgagattattatcaaaaagttCATCGGTATTTGGTGCTGAAGGATTAAAAGAACATCTTGCTGAACTTTGGCCACTAATTAGAGCTGAGCTATTACCTGGTAATGatcaagaaattaaaatagctGGTCTTTTTGcacttgaaaatattacaaaagcACTTGcagaagataaaaatatttttgaaaaatttgtatCACTTGTTATAATTGAtgttaaatcatcattaaGTGATATAGAATTAAGTTTATTTGATCCagctgaaaaaatattaaaaacaattgctAAATCTTGTGAGGAAAGTTGTACACAAGTGTTAGCTGTATTTGTACCAATGTTACTTGCTCAATATACAACTAAAacaacaattgttgataaagcAAAACTCATTGAATCTTTAAatggttttataaatattgcagCAACACATGGATTGGCAATATCAAGTGTTCCAACACTTGCATGGACAGATATACCaggtttatatttaaatgaattatcaagCAATGAAGTGTCATTGAAGCTCAAAGCATTTATTGGTTTatcatatcaaaaattatttttaaatgacacaCAAAGAGCAACATTGtatgataaaatttgtattgaaATTGATGCTGGAACATCAGAGTTAATGATACCATGTCAAAATGTACTTGCTGTTTTTACTGAGTGTTATCCAACAGAAATATTAATACTCATTGAGACAAGACTTGAAATTGATGCTAGTAAATGTAAAACAAATTGTTCAacatcaattattatcaatcgAATAAATGCTTTAACATCAATTGCTGCAATTCCATCAGTTGCATCAACAATATtaccaaaaattattgatcaaaCTGCTACAATTACTGATGATATTAATTCAACAGCTTTATTGTGTATTGAACGACTTGTTCAACTTGATAATtatgaagaatttaaaatacataattatcttcaaaataattgtaaaattattgatagattaattaaatcatcagCTGATGttaatcacaaaaatatacatattatatcgagaatttgttgtttaattatgAGAAAACTTGATattgatgaacaaaaaaatgttattaatcaACATTATAATAGTCAAGTATTACAGTTGTCAAAACAAATTGTACTGTTGGAAGGATTAATAACACCTCTGCATTCAAGTGTCTTATTTTTGCATGATGTTGATTcattacttgataatttattgaatatttgtttAGAAAACCAAGAAGAACAGTCAACATTATCATCCTGCAAATTGGTGGCtgtattgattaataaaatggaagaaaatattaaatttggcaaacatttaaatatatttcatgagaaaattgttgatattctAGAGACAACTCATGATGGTGAGGATGATGAGATGAAGGGAAAATCAAATGtttgtgaaattaaaaaattggcaGTTGTTCTTTTAGCTTGGATAACCAAAGGTCTTATTATCAAAGGCAGTAGTCGTGCACAAGATTTTCTTGacatg taTTTTAATACACTTAAAATGGAGGACATTGGTGAATATGCtggtgaaaaaattaacattttaattgacaaaaatgAAACAACACTGTCAATTGATAATCATtgcaatgttaaaattttttataaacaaagaatatttcaaaattttcttcagcaatatcaaaaatttgagGAGAAAAATTCaagacaaaattatttaattgcatTAGTTCATTTGATTGAGGAAATACCAATGGAGTTGCTTTTGATGCATTTATCAaag atTGTACcattattgataaaagttCTTTCACTGGATAATGATAATGTCATCTtgttagttttaaaaatttttaaaccaaTGATTGACACAAAACATGAAATATTTGCTCAACAAATTGATGCATTTATTCCAGCATGTTTGAATTtagttaaaaacaaaaaaatg catATTAGAATAGCAgctttaaattgtataaatagcTATTGCAATTAtccaaatgatattattaaaatttacaaagaaaatGTATTGGATAATTTGTCATTATCATTGGATGATCCAAAACGTCTTGTTCGTCAAAtagcaacaaaaacaataacaagaTGGTATCTCATCAATGCACCTGGTGGCAAagaatag
- the LOC122854226 gene encoding caveolin-3-like isoform X2, translated as MKKSSGSSMGPDSAMDLEDRDPNNLNDHLQVNFNEVIGEPDNIRSPECAWRLSRSCFNFSKGCCYISLSIFIAPICALFFGLAFACMSFQHIWCLGPLFKIWKISCNSVRSFFVVFANSLIRPCMESLGYFFYNIRVQNQKIPDNIHFKNEAFIV; from the exons atgaaaaaatcatcAGGATCATCAATGGGACCAGACAGTGCAATGGATCTTGAAGATAGAGatccaaataatttaaatgaccaccttcag gtGAATTTTAATGAAGTTATCGGTGAACCAGACAACATAAGAAGTCCAGAATGTGCATGGCGTCTTAGCAGaagttgttttaatttttccaaaggATGTTGTTATATatctttgtcaatttttattgcaCCAATTTGTGCATTATTTTTTGGTCTTGCATTTGCATGCATGTCATTTCAG cATATTTGGTGTCTTGgaccattatttaaaatttggaaAATATCATGCAACAGTGTGAGatcattttttgttgtatttgcaAATTCATTGATTCGTCCTTGTATGGAATcacttggttattttttttacaatatacgtgtacaaaatcaaaaaattccagataatattcattttaaaaatgaagcatttattgtttaa